GCGGTGACGGCGGACCCCAAGAGGAGCGCCCGGATGCGCGCGCCGCGCGCGCGTGCATGGTCGGCGCGCTCGAGGACGACCACGCCCGCGCCCTCGCCGAGGGAGAGCCCGCGCCGGGTGGCGTCGAACGGACGGCAGGGCTCGGCGTCGAGCGCCTGCAGCGCGTCGAAGCCGGCGTAGGTGAGGCGACAGAGCGTGTCGACGCCGAGCGCGAACGCGACCGGCGCCTCGCCGCGCTCGACCATGCCGGCTGCGGTCGTGATCGCGAGCGCGCCGGACGAGCACGCGGTCGAGACCGTGGCGCGCGGGCCGAACATGCCGAGGCCCTGCCCCACCGCCGCGCCGACGGTCGAGAGCGGCATGCCGAGAAAGCGCGACAGGCGCACGCGACGGTGCTCGCCTGCGCGCCAGCGACGATAGGCTTCCTCGGTCTCGAACATGCCGCCCGTGGTCGCCCCGACGACGAGGGCGGCGTCGGCGCGGAGCGCGGCGTCGAGGCCTGCCATGCGGCACGCCTCCGCCGTGGCGACGAGCGCGAAACGGTCCGAGCGCGACAACCGCCGCGCATGCGGCATCGCCACCGGGGGAAGCTCCGGAACCTGGGCGGCGATGGCCGCGCGACCGCGATGCGCGAACAGCGTCAGCGGTCCGATCCCGCAGCGCCCCTCCACGAGACCGACGGTGAGGGCCGTCACGTCGCCACCCAGCGCCGTGACCTGGCCCACGCCCGTGATGGCGACGGCGCCGGCCATCCGCGCCTTCGTCAGGCCGCCCGGGCCTCGGAGATGAAGTCGGCGAGCGCCGCCACGGACGCGAAGGCCCGCTTGCCGGTGTCCTCATCCGCGATCGTGACGTTGAACCGCTCCTCGACCAGCACGACCAGCTCGAGGGCGTCGATCGAATCGAGCCCGAGGCCCGTCCCCTCGGAGGACTGCCCGAAGATGGGTGCCTCGTCGACGATCTCCTGCGGGCTCACCGTGAGCCGGAGGCCCTTGATGAGAAGCTTCTTCACTTCCGCCCGGACGTCGCTGCGATCCATCGGAATCCGGCTCTTTAGAGCATCGTGAGACCGCCGTCCACGTGCAGGGTGGTCCCCGTGACGCAGGCGGCGCCGGTCGAAGCCAGGTACACGACCGCTGCAGCCACTTCTTCCGGGGTGGCCAAACGACCGAGGGGGATGCGGCCCTGCAGCGTCTCGCGGTGCTCGGGCGCCATCCCCGCGATGAGCCCGGTGTCGACCAGGCCCGGCGAGACGGCATTCACGGTGATCCCGTAGCGCGCGACCTCGCGCGCGAGCGACTTGGTCATGGCGACGAGCCCCCCCTTGGACGCCGCATACGCCCCCGCCCCCTCCTTGCCCAGAAAGGCCGCGGGGGAGACGACGTTGATGATGCGGCCCCAGTGTCCGCCGATCATGCCGCGCAGCGCGATCTTCGTACAGAGGAAGGCTCCTTTGAGATTGGTGTCGAGCACCCGGTCCCAGGCCGCGTCGCCGGTCATCATGAGGAGCGCGTCGTGCGTCACCGCGGCGTTGTTCACGAGCACGTCGGCCGGCCCGCCCAGCTCGGCGCGCACCTGGGCGAAGAAAGCGGCGACCGCGGCCGCGTCGGCCACGTCGGCCCTGCCCGTGCACACCGCGGCGCCGAGCGCCCGCGCGGCGTTCGCCGTCTCGGACGCCGCCGCCTCGTTCGACGCGTAGTTGAAGGCGACGGCTGCGCCCTCGCGCGCGCACGCGAGCACGATCGCCCGCCCGATGCCGCGCGATCCCCCGGTGACGACGACGCGGCGGCCCGCGAGCGTCAAGCCGACCTCTCGACGACGATGCTCGCCACGTGACCGCTCGGGCAGCGGCCGAGCACGTGGGTCGTGCGCGGCGCCCCGTCCTTCAACGCCGCCAGGATCTCGAACACGCCGGCCGCGGCGAGCGCGCTCGGTGCGCGGGCGGCGGCGGCGCCAGGCTCGAACCCGGCCGCCGCGTCGCGCACGATGCCGAGCACACGGGCGCCGCGAGCTCGCGCATGGTCGACAGGCTCGAGGACGAGCGTCGCCGCCCCTTCGCCGACCGGGCCATCGAGCGCCAGGCCGCCGTCGGCGATCCATCGCTCGAGCGGCTCGCCTGCGGCGTCCATCCCGCCGGCGACGAACGCGTCGGCTTGCCGAAGGCGCAGCAGATCCACGGCGTGGCCGATCGCGACGAGCCCCGCGACGCCACCCGCGGTGAGGGTGATCGCGGGGCCACCCAGCCGATACGCGATCGCGAGCTCGCCGGCGGCCGCGTTCGAGACGGTGGCGGCGAACAGGCGCGGGCTCGCCGCCGCGGCCCCGCCGTCCACGAAGCGCCGCTGGTAGGCGACGTTGGTGAGAAAACAGCCGAGCGCCGTCCCGAGCACGACCCCCACCTCGGGGCGGGGATCGCCGGCCGTGACGTCGAGTCCGGCCATCGCGAGCGCGGCGCCGGCTGCGCCGATCACGAGCTGCGTCACGCGCTCGGCGCGCGCCGCGCGGGCCCGCACGACCTCCGGCATGGCTTCCGGATCCGGAGCGTGCACGCCGCCGACGCCGGTGATCGCGATCTCGCCCGTCACGCGGCCGCCGGTGACAGCGGGTGCGTCGGACGCACCCGCGCACAAGAGCGTCGGCTGCTCACGCAGCCTCCAGCACGAGGGCCGCGTTCGCGCCCGCGAAGCCCGACGAGGTCGACACCACGAGACGCGCCGTGGTCCGCCGCGGCGCGCCGGCGACGAGGTCCAGGTCGGCGCAGGCGGGGTCGACGTGCTCGAGCCCGGCCGTGGGCGGGATCGTCCCGCTCTCGAGCACGCGCACGCACAGGACGGCCTCGAGCGCACCCGCCGCACCGAGCGTGTGGCCGACCGCGCCCTTGATCGAGTTGACCGCGACCCGTCCCGCGCCGAAGACGTGCCGCAGCGCCGCCGCCTCCATCGCATCGTTGTACGGCGTCCCCGTGCCGTGTGCGGAGACGAAGCCGACGTCCGCGGGCGCCCGCCGCGCGTCGGCGAGCGCGCTC
The window above is part of the Candidatus Eisenbacteria bacterium genome. Proteins encoded here:
- a CDS encoding beta-ketoacyl-[acyl-carrier-protein] synthase family protein, whose amino-acid sequence is MAGAVAITGVGQVTALGGDVTALTVGLVEGRCGIGPLTLFAHRGRAAIAAQVPELPPVAMPHARRLSRSDRFALVATAEACRMAGLDAALRADAALVVGATTGGMFETEEAYRRWRAGEHRRVRLSRFLGMPLSTVGAAVGQGLGMFGPRATVSTACSSGALAITTAAGMVERGEAPVAFALGVDTLCRLTYAGFDALQALDAEPCRPFDATRRGLSLGEGAGVVVLERADHARARGARIRALLLGSAVTADAHHVTAPHPQGSGALAAMRGALAAAGIAPEAVDYVNAHGSGTRHNDDVEVAALRGVFGARLPRLPVSSTKSQVGHCLAAAGAIEAVATVVALTDGILPPTVTLRTPEPAWADLDFVPSAGRRAPLGIAVSSSYGFGGHNVTLVLARPEVRK
- a CDS encoding phosphopantetheine-binding protein; the encoded protein is MDRSDVRAEVKKLLIKGLRLTVSPQEIVDEAPIFGQSSEGTGLGLDSIDALELVVLVEERFNVTIADEDTGKRAFASVAALADFISEARAA
- the fabG gene encoding 3-oxoacyl-ACP reductase FabG; this encodes MTLAGRRVVVTGGSRGIGRAIVLACAREGAAVAFNYASNEAAASETANAARALGAAVCTGRADVADAAAVAAFFAQVRAELGGPADVLVNNAAVTHDALLMMTGDAAWDRVLDTNLKGAFLCTKIALRGMIGGHWGRIINVVSPAAFLGKEGAGAYAASKGGLVAMTKSLAREVARYGITVNAVSPGLVDTGLIAGMAPEHRETLQGRIPLGRLATPEEVAAAVVYLASTGAACVTGTTLHVDGGLTML
- a CDS encoding beta-ketoacyl synthase N-terminal-like domain-containing protein, which gives rise to MTGEIAITGVGGVHAPDPEAMPEVVRARAARAERVTQLVIGAAGAALAMAGLDVTAGDPRPEVGVVLGTALGCFLTNVAYQRRFVDGGAAAASPRLFAATVSNAAAGELAIAYRLGGPAITLTAGGVAGLVAIGHAVDLLRLRQADAFVAGGMDAAGEPLERWIADGGLALDGPVGEGAATLVLEPVDHARARGARVLGIVRDAAAGFEPGAAAARAPSALAAAGVFEILAALKDGAPRTTHVLGRCPSGHVASIVVERSA
- a CDS encoding 3-oxoacyl-ACP synthase: NCLRATSEVARPFDRDRKGLVLGEAAAIVVVEAREHAEARGARARACVAGIGAAADAVHMTAPDREGAGAARAMRSALADARRAPADVGFVSAHGTGTPYNDAMEAAALRHVFGAGRVAVNSIKGAVGHTLGAAGALEAVLCVRVLESGTIPPTAGLEHVDPACADLDLVAGAPRRTTARLVVSTSSGFAGANAALVLEAA